The proteins below come from a single Tenuifilum thalassicum genomic window:
- a CDS encoding tetratricopeptide repeat protein: MKRIMLFVAVVAASVWSAKLFGQNSDYIQAMKETLALVDSAKTDDEVKDCIARFERIGVSESDRWEPQYYQAFLWIHLAYRSKDGDQIDNLLDKAQICIDKAKELNPDKSELYALQGWLYQARITVNPMRGMTYSGKAAEVLQKSLELNPSNPRAHFLMGMNFYYTPKMFGGGTKKALPYFERADKLFKAAATEDLKPKWGMATNSRMIKVCKKSS, from the coding sequence ATGAAAAGGATTATGTTATTTGTAGCTGTAGTTGCAGCATCAGTTTGGTCAGCTAAACTCTTTGGCCAGAACTCAGACTACATTCAGGCAATGAAAGAAACTCTAGCTTTGGTCGATAGTGCTAAAACCGATGACGAGGTTAAGGATTGTATTGCACGTTTTGAGCGCATTGGCGTTTCCGAGTCCGACAGATGGGAGCCTCAATATTATCAGGCGTTCCTATGGATTCATTTAGCTTATCGTAGTAAAGATGGTGACCAAATAGACAACTTATTGGACAAGGCACAGATTTGTATCGATAAAGCAAAAGAACTTAATCCGGACAAATCGGAACTCTATGCCCTGCAAGGGTGGCTCTATCAGGCAAGAATAACTGTAAACCCAATGCGTGGTATGACATATTCGGGAAAGGCTGCTGAGGTTTTACAGAAGTCGCTTGAACTTAACCCCTCAAATCCTAGGGCTCACTTCTTAATGGGAATGAACTTTTATTACACCCCTAAAATGTTTGGCGGTGGAACAAAAAAAGCTTTACCATACTTTGAGCGTGCCGACAAACTCTTTAAGGCGGCTGCTACCGAAGACCTTAAGCCAAAGTGGGGTATGGCTACCAATTCAAGAATGATTAAGGTTTGCAAAAAGTCTAGTTAG
- a CDS encoding methyltransferase family protein produces MMKYLILLSAIFFVSEFVLMVFKRSQKEHTLKKSDRGSMALLWITISLGFTFGFIFANYYIWKLANYVVAGVGLLLIIVGVIIRWLSIFQLKQSFTVNVVIATNHQLKTDGLYGYVRHPSYLGLLLIMIGFALAMNTFSSFLIISVSMLLAVLYRIRVEEQALKSEFKEKYESYSKKVKMLIPWIW; encoded by the coding sequence ATGATGAAATACTTAATTCTTCTATCAGCCATTTTTTTTGTATCTGAGTTTGTTTTGATGGTTTTTAAACGTTCCCAAAAGGAGCATACGCTAAAAAAATCCGATAGGGGCTCAATGGCATTGCTCTGGATAACCATCTCGTTAGGTTTTACATTCGGGTTTATTTTTGCAAATTACTATATCTGGAAATTGGCTAACTATGTTGTTGCTGGTGTTGGGTTGCTTTTAATTATAGTTGGAGTGATAATTCGTTGGTTGTCAATTTTTCAGCTCAAACAATCCTTTACAGTTAATGTGGTTATTGCCACAAATCATCAGCTCAAAACCGATGGTTTGTATGGGTATGTGCGGCATCCAAGTTATTTGGGGCTCTTGCTAATTATGATAGGCTTTGCGCTTGCCATGAATACATTTTCGTCATTTTTAATCATTTCGGTTTCTATGTTGCTGGCTGTTTTATATAGGATTAGGGTTGAGGAGCAAGCTTTGAAATCAGAATTCAAAGAGAAGTATGAAAGCTATTCTAAAAAAGTAAAAATGCTAATACCTTGGATTTGGTAG
- a CDS encoding sensor histidine kinase, which yields MKPIIHFALIQLRDTFFALLLTFIILLVFMGKSTFAEFPEYLDSVGFGVLIGFSLWKSNQFIGWIVGRNESWVKNPTKTLAVSLTLSFLVTISDIFLVYYLGFRYIFNISLLDNLNIYLAQMFLVLSISLVITISFYLASFFKWWKIGLINQERLKQEAIQLQLNALKSQVNPHFLFNSLSVLSSLIETNAEKAKLYVQKFAEIYRYVLNQSDKDLVPLHDEIDFISSYISLQKIRFGDSLKVSLNIDNYNGKLVPLSLQTLLENCLKHNVVSKEKPLKITIDRVEDCLVVKNNVQRKKTISQSNGVGLDIINRQYKILTGRNVDVLSDESFFTVKLPIVNDNSAQSD from the coding sequence ATGAAACCAATAATCCATTTTGCTCTTATTCAGCTACGCGATACCTTTTTTGCCCTTCTTCTCACTTTTATTATTCTTCTTGTTTTTATGGGTAAAAGCACCTTTGCCGAATTCCCAGAATATTTGGATTCAGTGGGATTTGGGGTTCTGATTGGCTTTTCTCTATGGAAATCAAATCAGTTTATCGGATGGATTGTGGGGAGAAATGAGTCATGGGTGAAGAATCCTACTAAAACCTTAGCAGTTTCTTTAACGCTTTCGTTTTTAGTAACTATAAGCGATATATTTTTGGTTTACTATTTGGGGTTTAGGTATATTTTTAACATAAGCTTGTTGGACAATCTCAACATATATCTCGCTCAAATGTTTTTGGTTCTTTCCATTTCGCTGGTTATAACTATTTCATTTTACTTGGCTTCCTTTTTTAAGTGGTGGAAAATTGGGCTAATAAACCAGGAGCGATTAAAACAGGAGGCTATTCAGTTGCAGTTAAACGCATTAAAAAGTCAAGTTAATCCACATTTTCTTTTTAATAGTTTAAGCGTCCTTAGCTCTCTTATTGAAACTAATGCCGAAAAGGCCAAGTTGTATGTCCAAAAATTCGCTGAAATTTATCGATATGTACTCAATCAGAGTGATAAGGATTTGGTGCCATTGCATGATGAGATAGATTTTATTAGTTCATATATCAGCTTACAAAAAATTAGATTTGGCGATAGCCTTAAGGTTAGTTTAAATATTGATAATTATAATGGCAAATTGGTGCCGCTATCGCTTCAAACTTTATTGGAGAATTGTTTGAAACATAATGTGGTATCAAAGGAAAAACCTCTAAAAATAACAATCGATAGGGTGGAGGACTGCCTAGTGGTTAAAAATAATGTACAGAGAAAAAAAACTATATCACAATCTAATGGCGTGGGGTTGGATATAATAAACAGGCAGTATAAAATACTAACAGGAAGAAATGTAGATGTTTTATCCGATGAGAGTTTTTTTACTGTTAAATTGCCCATAGTTAATGATAATAGTGCTCAAAGTGATTGA
- a CDS encoding LytR/AlgR family response regulator transcription factor: MQYIIVEDEQPTAEMLKGLVESLRPNFKCLGCFDSVSSTVRWLQTNEHPDIAFFDIQLADGLSFEIFEHLKLNCPVIFTTAFNEYAIKAFKVNSIDYLLKPINKVDLKSALEKFESMQRPALVTPELLASIAAQLGAPNFRRRFIVRVGEHIKTIETENVVLFHVMEKNTYLKTADGRDYAIDFTLEMLEVELDPVQFFRINRGAIVSKKFIRDIVVYSSSRLKVITPIENDEPLIVSRERVSDFKKWLEK; the protein is encoded by the coding sequence ATGCAATACATAATTGTAGAGGATGAGCAGCCTACGGCTGAAATGCTAAAAGGTTTAGTAGAATCGCTTAGACCTAATTTTAAGTGTTTAGGGTGCTTTGATTCCGTTTCATCAACTGTAAGGTGGCTTCAAACGAATGAACATCCCGACATTGCTTTTTTTGATATTCAGCTGGCCGATGGCTTGAGCTTTGAGATATTTGAACATCTGAAGTTGAACTGTCCAGTTATCTTTACCACTGCATTTAACGAGTACGCAATAAAAGCATTTAAGGTAAATAGTATCGATTACCTGTTAAAACCAATAAATAAAGTCGATTTGAAAAGTGCCCTTGAAAAGTTTGAGTCGATGCAAAGGCCCGCCTTAGTAACTCCTGAACTGCTAGCATCAATAGCCGCTCAGCTAGGTGCACCAAACTTTCGACGACGATTTATTGTTCGAGTAGGTGAACATATTAAAACTATTGAAACAGAAAATGTTGTGCTTTTTCATGTGATGGAAAAAAATACCTACCTGAAAACTGCCGATGGACGTGATTATGCTATCGATTTTACTTTGGAGATGCTTGAGGTGGAACTTGACCCAGTGCAGTTTTTTAGAATTAACCGTGGGGCAATAGTTTCTAAGAAATTTATCCGTGATATTGTGGTATATTCATCAAGCAGGTTAAAAGTGATTACTCCAATTGAAAATGACGAACCTTTAATTGTTAGTCGCGAAAGAGTATCCGACTTTAAGAAGTGGCTTGAGAAGTAG
- a CDS encoding RNA polymerase sigma factor: MDISKKLVERCRQGDNKAQFELYKLYSDAMYNVSCRVIPDTMEAEDAMQEAFFKAFDKIDTFRGEVTFGAWLKRIVVNTCLDHLKRKKVLTVSLDETPGLSDDVSDEVDYDPESVEEVKQALNKLPEGYKLVLSLRLIDGYEYEEIATMMGIAQSTVRSQYVRAKRKLVELLKNKI; this comes from the coding sequence ATGGATATATCCAAGAAACTTGTTGAAAGATGTCGTCAAGGCGACAATAAAGCGCAATTTGAACTTTATAAACTTTACTCGGATGCAATGTATAATGTGAGTTGTAGAGTTATACCCGATACTATGGAGGCAGAAGATGCCATGCAAGAAGCGTTCTTTAAAGCATTTGATAAAATCGATACTTTTAGGGGTGAGGTTACTTTTGGAGCCTGGTTAAAACGAATTGTAGTGAATACTTGTTTAGACCACCTAAAACGGAAAAAAGTACTCACCGTATCGTTGGACGAAACCCCTGGTTTATCGGATGACGTATCCGACGAGGTTGATTACGACCCCGAATCTGTTGAAGAGGTTAAACAAGCACTAAATAAATTACCCGAGGGGTATAAACTTGTTTTGTCGCTTCGGCTTATTGATGGCTACGAGTACGAGGAAATAGCCACCATGATGGGAATAGCCCAGTCAACCGTTCGTTCGCAGTATGTAAGGGCAAAAAGAAAACTGGTAGAACTACTTAAAAATAAAATATAG
- a CDS encoding sodium ion-translocating decarboxylase subunit beta, translated as MEQSGGFFSFLIDNLAQFLSFTGFANFTVGHGIMILVGLIFIYLAIAKEFEPMLLIPIGFGIIVGNIPFTPGYQIGVYESGSVLNYLYFGVLKGLYPPLIFLGIGAMTDFSALISNPKLMLIGAAAQFGIFGAYILALLLGFSPQEAGAIGIIGGADGPTAIFLSSKLAPDLMGAIAISAYSYMALVPVIQPPVMRLLTTKKERLIRMKPPRQVSKLEKIMFPIIGMLLTTFIVPSGLPLLGMLFFGNLLKESTVTKRLADTAKGPLIDIITILIGLTVGASTQATTFLTPKSVGIFILGATSFVIATTTGVLFVKILNLFLKEGNKINPLIGNAGVSAVPDSARVSQVVGLEYDKTNYLLMHAMGPNVAGVIGSAVAAGILLSFLA; from the coding sequence ATGGAACAAAGTGGAGGATTCTTTTCATTCCTAATAGATAATCTGGCTCAGTTTCTTTCCTTTACAGGATTTGCCAATTTTACAGTTGGCCATGGGATAATGATTTTGGTTGGGTTAATCTTCATTTACCTTGCAATTGCAAAGGAGTTTGAACCCATGCTATTAATTCCCATAGGATTTGGTATTATAGTGGGTAATATCCCATTTACTCCTGGTTACCAAATTGGAGTATATGAGAGTGGTAGCGTGTTAAACTACTTGTACTTTGGCGTTTTGAAGGGCTTATATCCACCTTTAATTTTTCTTGGAATTGGGGCAATGACCGATTTTAGCGCCCTAATCTCAAATCCTAAGCTAATGCTTATTGGTGCAGCTGCACAGTTTGGAATCTTTGGAGCATATATCTTGGCGCTCCTTTTAGGTTTTTCACCTCAGGAAGCTGGCGCAATTGGTATTATTGGTGGTGCCGATGGCCCAACTGCTATCTTCCTTTCTTCGAAGTTGGCACCCGACTTAATGGGAGCAATTGCAATTTCCGCATACTCGTATATGGCGCTGGTTCCCGTTATTCAACCACCAGTAATGAGGTTGCTTACTACTAAGAAGGAGCGTTTGATTCGGATGAAACCACCACGTCAGGTTTCAAAGTTGGAAAAGATAATGTTCCCGATTATCGGAATGTTACTTACCACTTTTATCGTTCCTTCTGGATTGCCTTTGTTAGGAATGCTATTCTTTGGAAATCTACTCAAAGAAAGTACTGTTACAAAACGTCTTGCCGATACTGCAAAAGGACCTTTGATTGATATTATTACAATACTTATCGGCTTAACTGTTGGTGCTTCTACTCAAGCAACCACTTTCTTAACACCTAAATCAGTTGGTATTTTCATTCTTGGTGCTACATCGTTTGTAATCGCAACAACAACTGGTGTGCTTTTTGTAAAGATTCTTAATCTGTTCCTTAAAGAGGGTAATAAAATTAACCCCCTAATCGGAAATGCTGGTGTTTCTGCTGTTCCCGACAGTGCAAGAGTTTCCCAGGTTGTTGGACTCGAGTACGATAAAACAAACTACCTTTTAATGCATGCCATGGGACCAAATGTTGCTGGTGTTATTGGTAGCGCCGTTGCTGCTGGTATACTACTCAGCTTTTTAGCATAG
- a CDS encoding TonB-dependent receptor, which yields MKLFSLILATMFALQGTCQIIVTGKVTDRQGNPLQGANVIIKGTYNGVSTDSVGRFRISVNDQTDILVATFIGYKSQEKEVGETRIVDFKLRESSNSIGGVVITAGTYETSDRKRSVTLQPLDIVTTPSATGDIYGALTTLPGSVTKPEDGRLFVRGGDGYESKTFIDGLLVKKPYTSNIPDLGSRGRFSPQLFSGTMFSTGGYSAEYGQALSSALILNTNAFPQHDKTDISLMTVGAGVTQTLTKKKFGIATGVEYFNLEPYMSLRENRFRMTKYPEIISGIFMSQAHLGAESIVKVLGHFSSSSVGVEYPDFETVNSLVDIRLKNSNSYVNSTFSSNLNNGFMLKGGVAFTTDDNKIDFQDYYVYEKNRNMQGKVVLKKKIFDYLNVLAGVEETYNYFNQNYHENISGFSNLSNFEDYNTSAFVESEFRPISKLAFRIGLRAENSSLLKNSSIAPRFSAAYKLGKQSQVSLAYGQFYQTPEEYLLRFTHRLMPEQANHIILNYQWENDDRIFRIEAYRKDYSNLVTYNSQNFWDGSLYKNDGDGFSKGVDIFWRDKKTFRMLEYWIAYSYIDSKRIYRDYQTKVTPPFAPKHSASIVAKYWVQSITTLFGLSATYSSGRPYNNPNSTQFMDGLTPYFADLSFNISHLRQIFNKQFIFYFAINNVTGRDNIFGYRYFSQPNSSGEYEPFPIKANNPRFIMAAIFVTL from the coding sequence ATGAAATTATTCTCTCTAATACTAGCCACTATGTTCGCGTTGCAAGGCACTTGTCAAATAATTGTGACAGGTAAAGTAACCGATAGACAAGGGAATCCTTTACAAGGTGCAAATGTTATTATTAAAGGCACCTACAATGGTGTTTCAACCGACTCAGTTGGAAGGTTTAGGATTAGCGTGAATGACCAAACTGATATTCTGGTTGCCACATTTATAGGTTACAAGTCTCAAGAAAAAGAAGTAGGTGAAACCCGAATAGTTGATTTCAAACTTCGTGAGAGTAGCAATAGCATTGGCGGAGTAGTAATAACCGCTGGTACATATGAAACTTCCGATAGGAAGCGAAGCGTAACGCTTCAACCTCTCGATATTGTTACCACTCCTAGCGCAACTGGCGACATTTACGGTGCATTAACCACTCTGCCAGGCTCTGTTACAAAACCCGAGGACGGAAGGCTTTTTGTTCGCGGCGGCGATGGTTACGAATCTAAAACATTTATTGATGGGTTACTGGTTAAGAAGCCTTACACATCCAACATACCCGATTTGGGAAGTAGGGGACGCTTCTCACCACAACTTTTTTCAGGTACAATGTTTAGTACAGGGGGGTACTCGGCAGAGTATGGACAGGCGCTATCTTCAGCCTTGATTCTGAACACAAATGCTTTCCCACAACACGACAAAACCGATATCTCTTTAATGACTGTTGGTGCTGGGGTTACCCAAACGTTAACGAAAAAAAAGTTTGGTATAGCTACAGGTGTTGAGTATTTCAACCTTGAGCCATACATGAGCTTAAGAGAGAATAGGTTTAGAATGACTAAGTATCCCGAGATTATAAGTGGTATTTTTATGAGTCAGGCGCATTTGGGTGCTGAATCAATTGTTAAGGTGCTAGGCCATTTCTCTTCGAGTTCCGTTGGGGTTGAGTATCCCGATTTTGAAACAGTTAATAGCTTGGTTGATATAAGGTTGAAAAATAGTAACAGTTACGTCAATTCAACCTTTAGTTCCAATTTGAATAATGGGTTCATGTTAAAAGGTGGTGTTGCTTTTACTACTGATGATAATAAGATTGATTTTCAGGATTACTACGTCTACGAAAAGAACAGGAATATGCAGGGTAAAGTAGTTTTGAAAAAGAAAATTTTCGACTATTTGAATGTGCTAGCAGGTGTTGAGGAAACCTATAATTACTTCAACCAGAATTATCATGAAAACATCAGTGGTTTTAGCAACCTAAGCAATTTTGAGGATTACAACACATCTGCGTTCGTTGAATCGGAATTCCGACCAATTAGCAAACTTGCTTTTCGAATTGGTCTGCGCGCTGAGAATAGCAGCTTACTTAAAAACAGTTCGATTGCACCCCGATTTTCAGCAGCTTATAAGTTAGGTAAGCAGTCGCAGGTTTCATTAGCATATGGCCAATTCTACCAAACACCAGAAGAGTATTTGCTACGATTTACCCATCGGCTAATGCCAGAGCAGGCTAATCACATCATTCTGAATTACCAATGGGAGAACGATGATAGGATTTTCAGGATTGAAGCCTATAGAAAGGATTATTCGAACCTTGTCACCTATAACTCACAGAATTTTTGGGATGGTAGTTTATACAAGAATGATGGAGATGGGTTTAGCAAGGGAGTAGATATCTTTTGGCGCGATAAAAAGACTTTTAGAATGCTGGAATATTGGATTGCCTACTCGTATATCGATTCTAAAAGAATTTATCGAGATTATCAAACCAAGGTAACCCCACCTTTTGCCCCTAAGCATTCGGCAAGTATAGTTGCAAAGTATTGGGTTCAAAGTATTACGACACTTTTTGGCCTTTCAGCTACATACTCGTCGGGTAGACCCTACAATAACCCTAATAGTACCCAATTTATGGATGGACTTACCCCATACTTTGCCGATTTAAGTTTCAACATTAGCCATTTGAGGCAAATATTTAACAAGCAGTTTATATTCTATTTTGCAATAAACAATGTAACCGGTCGCGACAACATCTTTGGTTACAGGTATTTTTCTCAGCCTAATTCTTCTGGTGAATATGAGCCATTCCCTATTAAGGCGAATAATCCCAGATTTATCATGGCTGCCATTTTTGTTACACTGTAA
- the pgeF gene encoding peptidoglycan editing factor PgeF, with translation MPLAFDDILFFKFEKFSNYDSTITHFISTRIGLNEDKQFSIGLNGFLPDAKVLENRQILAQKFGFDPSCYVFAEQVHGNKVELITDKERGRGAFSKADALQSSDAWITKIPNICLVAQAADCVPILFFDPINKAIGAAHAGWKGTVKRIAAEVVYAMKQEFGTNPADLMVGIGPSAGPCCYEVGDDVISIVNQVFPAKYELLIKYDDMERPVFDLWRANLYTLQEVGVKYENVDFAGLCTICNKHLFFSARSGDKGRFGAAIMINSKMLN, from the coding sequence ATGCCACTTGCTTTCGATGATATACTTTTCTTTAAGTTTGAAAAGTTTAGTAATTACGACTCAACTATTACACACTTTATTTCTACTCGCATTGGATTGAACGAGGATAAACAATTTTCTATTGGGCTTAACGGTTTTTTACCAGATGCAAAAGTGCTTGAAAATAGGCAGATTTTGGCCCAAAAATTTGGTTTTGACCCGTCTTGCTATGTGTTTGCCGAGCAGGTGCATGGAAATAAGGTTGAGCTAATTACCGATAAGGAAAGAGGTAGAGGGGCTTTTAGTAAAGCCGATGCCCTGCAGAGCTCCGATGCATGGATTACAAAAATTCCCAATATTTGTCTTGTGGCTCAGGCAGCCGATTGCGTTCCCATCCTTTTTTTCGATCCCATAAATAAAGCAATAGGAGCAGCCCATGCTGGTTGGAAGGGTACTGTTAAGCGTATAGCTGCTGAAGTGGTGTATGCAATGAAACAGGAGTTCGGAACTAATCCCGCCGATTTAATGGTGGGAATAGGCCCGTCGGCTGGACCATGCTGCTATGAGGTAGGTGACGATGTAATCAGCATTGTAAATCAGGTCTTCCCTGCTAAATACGAGTTGTTGATTAAATACGACGACATGGAAAGACCAGTTTTTGATTTATGGCGGGCTAATCTTTACACATTACAAGAGGTGGGTGTAAAATATGAAAATGTTGACTTTGCGGGCTTATGCACCATATGTAATAAACACCTGTTTTTCTCTGCTCGCTCTGGCGATAAAGGTAGATTTGGAGCTGCAATTATGATTAATAGTAAAATGCTGAACTAA
- a CDS encoding acetyl-CoA carboxylase biotin carboxyl carrier protein: protein MKDFKFKINGNEYVVHISNVEGNIAELEVNGTPYKVEMEKELRQTKTPKLVRPSAVPTTDSHPAVAKTVSPGAAGAVKSPLPGVVLEVNVKPGDQVKVGQRLLVLEAMKMENNIDSDKEGKVIEVKVNKGDSVLEGDVLVIIG, encoded by the coding sequence ATGAAAGATTTTAAGTTCAAGATAAATGGCAATGAGTACGTTGTTCACATCTCAAATGTTGAAGGAAATATTGCCGAACTCGAAGTAAATGGTACTCCATATAAGGTTGAGATGGAGAAAGAACTTCGACAAACCAAAACACCAAAATTGGTAAGACCTAGTGCTGTTCCTACCACCGATTCACATCCTGCTGTTGCCAAAACAGTTAGCCCTGGTGCTGCAGGAGCAGTTAAGTCTCCCTTACCTGGTGTTGTGTTAGAAGTGAACGTAAAGCCTGGCGACCAGGTAAAGGTCGGTCAACGCCTACTGGTACTTGAGGCTATGAAAATGGAGAATAACATCGATTCCGATAAGGAAGGAAAGGTTATTGAAGTTAAGGTAAACAAGGGCGATTCTGTTCTTGAAGGTGATGTACTTGTAATAATTGGTTAG